From the genome of Cryptococcus tetragattii IND107 chromosome 8, whole genome shotgun sequence, one region includes:
- a CDS encoding mitochondrial 54S ribosomal protein mL43, which translates to MPRLIPSFSSLPKTQPVQGYKHFVTPLRKLIFDYDAEAPAQHGIRSYIRKPLLEMARQNPDVEIVVRRLKRGKAAVLRGHYVNGRDKVICVNKLEANEVANKVDLLLNSSGAKIKHLKNSTLEAAPGAESARGIWSALHDKTRDGKGYQI; encoded by the exons ATGCCCAGACtcattccctccttctcatcgcTGCCAAAGACACAGCCCGTACAAGGGTACAAGCACTTTGTCACTCCGCTTAGAAAACTCATATTCGACTACGATGCAGAAGCGCCTGCTCAGCATGGTATTCG ATCATATATCAGAAAACCGCTGTTAGAAATGGCGAGACAAAACCCAGACGTAGAGATTGTTGTTAGGAGACTGAAGCGGGGAAAGGCTGCCGTGCTCAGAGGACATTACG TGAATGGTCGAGACAAGGTTATCTGTGTGAACAAGTTGGAAGCGAACGAGGTTGCCAACAAG GTCGACCTCCTCTTAAATTCATCTGGAGCGAAGATCAAGCATTTGAAGAATTCAACATTGGAAGCTGCACCTGGAGCAGAGTCAGCGAGAGGAATCTGGAGCGCGTTGCATGACAAGACACGGGATGGCAAGGGTTATCAAATATAA
- a CDS encoding hydroxyethylthiazole kinase, with product MPKPTLDYSLYLVTGRELLPPGKDYYESLEESLQGGVTLVQVREKDADTGEFIEVARRTKAICDKYNVPVLINDRIDVHLAVGTAGIHVGQTDCPIGLARSLVGPDAIIGLSVGNVNEAKRAIQQGADYVGVGAVWPTNSKDVTKKKMLGPDGVGEILDLLHGTGVQSVAIGGIHLPNVAQLLHASIAPQSRNTLDGIAIISDIVASLTPREAAKNLREVVQSFKRARSQLANLEAVYGASLFTSPRNIDDFIKEAVHLTDVIKKVTPLVNQMTNNVVINDSANVTLAIGGSPIMATHPRDVYDLSPAIGALLVNFGTVTDKAGMLVAGRQANVNRKPIVFDPVAIGATPYRQETSVELLAHWQPTIIKGNAAEIGFMAKSTEVASRGVDSVGSGFSDPGAIVKALARKQAAIIVLTGEHDYISDGSITLKISNGHHYLERITGSGCQLGSVIASFAAAARLDHLAKYGEWENASQLVQGDMLAAAVTGVLVYTIAAEVAAAREDVKGPGTFRAALIDELYNLTPEVLQQRANIEIL from the exons ATGCCCAAGCCTACTCTCGATTACTCTCTTTACCTTGTCACTGGCAGAGAGCTTTTACCTCCTGGAAAG GACTACTATGAAAGTCTTGAAGAA TCCCTTCAAGGCGGAGTTACTCTTGTACAAGTCCGTGAAAAGGACGCCGACACTGGAGAA TTTATTGAAGTTGCCCGCCGCACGAAAGCTATCTGTGACAAG TATAACGTCCCTGTCCTGATCAACGACCGTATTGATGTCCATCTCGCTGTCG GCACTGCTGGCATCCACGTCGGCCAAACCGACTGCCCTATCGGTTTGGCACGTAGTCTTGTCGGACCCGATGCCATTATTGGTCTGTCTGTCGGCAACGTCAACGAAGCCAAACGTGCCATCCAGCAAGGTGCAGACTATGTCGGCGTCGGTGCTGTGTGGCCTACGAATAGCAAGGATGTaaccaaaaagaagatgttggGCCCTGATGGAGTGGGCGAGATCCTTGATTTGCTCCATGGAACGGGCGTACAGAGCGTTGCTATCG GCGGCATTCACCTTCCCAACGTCGCTCAGCTCCTTCATGCTTCCATTGCACCTCAATCACGCAACACTCTTGATGGtatcgccatcatctcagACATCGTCGCTTCCCTCACTCCTCGCGAGGCGGCCAAGAACCTACGAGAGGTTGTTCAATCTTTCAAGCGCGCGAGAAGTCAGCTTGCCAACCTTGAAGCTGTATACGGCGCCAGCCTGTTCACCAGTCCAAGGAACATAGATGATTTTATCAAGGAGGCTGTCCACTTGACCGACGTGATCAAGAAGGTGACTCCATTGGTCAACCAA ATGACTAACAATGTCGTCATCAACGATTCTGCCAATGTCACCTTGGCCATTGGTGGCTCTCCTATCATGGCGACTCATCCTCGTGACGTCTATGATCTCAGTCCCGCCATCGGAGCCCTTTTGGTCAACTTTGG CACCGTCACAGACAAAGCAGGCATGCTTGTAGCCGGCCGACAGGCCAACGTTAACAGGAAACCCATCGTATTTGACCCTGTAGCCATCGGCGCAACTCCTTACAGGCAAGAAACGTCTGTCG AGCTCCTCGCTCACTGGCAGCCCACAATTATCAAGGGCAACGCTGCCGAAATCGGGTTCATGGCGAAATCAACAGAAGTTGCTAGCCGAGGTGTTGATTCTGTCGGCTCTGGATTCTCCGATCCTGGTGCTATCGTCAAAGCACTTGCTCGAAAGCAAG CCGCAATTATCGTCCTCACAGGCGAGCATGACTATATCTCAGATGGATCGATTACTCTCAAAATTTCCAATGGTCACCACTACCTAGAACGCATCACTGGTTCCGGGTGTCAGCTTGGGTCCGTTATCGCGTCATTTGCGGCTGCCGCAAGGCTGGACCATCTGGCGAAATATGGTGAATGGGAGAATGCATCGCAGCTCGTTCAAGGTGATATGTTGGCTGCGGCTGTGACGGG CGTGCTGGTATATACCATTGCCGCAGAGGTAGCGGCCGCTCGTGAGGATGTAAAAGGACCTGGAACGTTCAGGGCCGCCTTGATTGACGAATTGTACAACCTCACCCCCGAGGTTTTGCAGCAGCGAGCCAACATTGAGATCTTGTAG